A window from Bufo bufo chromosome 1, aBufBuf1.1, whole genome shotgun sequence encodes these proteins:
- the PRMT1 gene encoding protein arginine N-methyltransferase 1 isoform X2, whose amino-acid sequence MSQFSFRKPFIHPRASSVWCVGGEGDGADSMAEASSMEVSCTQQPESTVKPSAEEMTSKDYYFDSYAHFGIHEEMLKDEVRTLTYRNSMFHNRHLFKDKVVLDVGSGTGILCMFAAKAGAKKVIGIECSSISDYAIKIVKANKMDHIVTIIKGKVEEVELPVEKVDIIISEWMGYCLFYESMLNTVIYARDKWLTPDGLIFPDRATLYVTAIEDRQYKDYKIHWWENVYGFDMSCIKDVAIKEPLVDVVDPKQLVTNSCLIKEVDIYTVKVDDLSFTSPFCLQVKRNDYIHALVAYFNIEFTRCHKRTGFSTSPESPYTHWKQTVFYMEDYLTVKTGEEIFGTIGMKPNAKNNRDLDFTMDIDFKGQLCELSCSTDYRMR is encoded by the exons ATGTCGCAGTTCTCCTTCAGGAAGCCGTTTATTCATCCTCGGGCTTCAAGCGTGTGGTGTGTAGGAGGCGAAGGAGACGGCGCGGATAGCATGGCGGAGGCAAGCAGCATGGAG GTTTCCTGTACACAACAACCGGAGAGCACCGTGAAGCCTTCAGCAGAAGAAATGACTTCTAAAGATTACTATTTTGATTCATATGCACACTTTGGTATCCATGAG GAGATGTTAAAGGATGAAGTTCGGACTCTCACCTATCGTAACTCAATGTTTCACAACAGACACTTGTTTAAAGATAAGGTTGTCCTGGATGTGGGGAGTGGAACAGGGATCCTCTGCATGTTTGCAGCCAAGGCTGGAGCAAAGAAAGTTATTGGG ATTGAATGCTCCAGTATCTCTGACTATGCTATCAAGATTGTGAAGGCAAACAAAATGGATCACA TTGTAACAATCATCAAGGGAAAAGTGGAAGAAGTTGAGCTGCCTGTGGAAAAAGTTGACATAATAATCAGTGAATGGATGGGATATTGTTTGTTCTACGAGTCCATGCTGAACACTGTAATCTATGCACGGGATAAATGGCTG ACCCCTGATGGTCTTATATTCCCAGATCGAGCAACTCTTTATGTGACCGCCATTGAAGACAGACAGTACAAAGACTACAAAATTCACT GGTGGGAGAATGTCTATGGGTTTGATATGTCCTGTATTAAAGATGTAGCCATTAAGGAACCTCTTGTTGATGTTGTCGACCCCAAACAGTTAGTTACAAACTCGTGTCTCATCAAG GAAGTGGATATCTACACAGTAAAGGTGGATGACCTGAGCTTTACCTCTCCCTTCTGCCTCCAAGTGAAGAGAAATGACTACATCCATGCCCTGGTTGCTTATTTTAACATTGAGTTCACAAGATGTCATAAAAGGACCGGCTTCTCTACTA GCCCAGAGTCTCCTTACACTCACTGGAAGCAGACAGTGTTCTACATGGAGGACTACTTGACTGTTAAAACTGGGGAGGAGATATTTGGAACGATAGGCATGAAGCCAAATGCCAAGAATAAT CGAGATTTGGATTTTACCATGGACATTGATTTCAAAGGTCAGCTTTGCGAATTGTCCTGTTCTACGGACTACAGAATGCGCTGA
- the PRMT1 gene encoding protein arginine N-methyltransferase 1 isoform X1 yields MSQFSFRKPFIHPRASSVWCVGGEGDGADSMAEASSMENFVAKLANGMNLATAVEDVSCTQQPESTVKPSAEEMTSKDYYFDSYAHFGIHEEMLKDEVRTLTYRNSMFHNRHLFKDKVVLDVGSGTGILCMFAAKAGAKKVIGIECSSISDYAIKIVKANKMDHIVTIIKGKVEEVELPVEKVDIIISEWMGYCLFYESMLNTVIYARDKWLTPDGLIFPDRATLYVTAIEDRQYKDYKIHWWENVYGFDMSCIKDVAIKEPLVDVVDPKQLVTNSCLIKEVDIYTVKVDDLSFTSPFCLQVKRNDYIHALVAYFNIEFTRCHKRTGFSTSPESPYTHWKQTVFYMEDYLTVKTGEEIFGTIGMKPNAKNNRDLDFTMDIDFKGQLCELSCSTDYRMR; encoded by the exons ATGTCGCAGTTCTCCTTCAGGAAGCCGTTTATTCATCCTCGGGCTTCAAGCGTGTGGTGTGTAGGAGGCGAAGGAGACGGCGCGGATAGCATGGCGGAGGCAAGCAGCATGGAG AACTTTGTAGCCAAGTTGGCCAATGGAATGAACCTGGCGACTGCAGTAGAAGAT GTTTCCTGTACACAACAACCGGAGAGCACCGTGAAGCCTTCAGCAGAAGAAATGACTTCTAAAGATTACTATTTTGATTCATATGCACACTTTGGTATCCATGAG GAGATGTTAAAGGATGAAGTTCGGACTCTCACCTATCGTAACTCAATGTTTCACAACAGACACTTGTTTAAAGATAAGGTTGTCCTGGATGTGGGGAGTGGAACAGGGATCCTCTGCATGTTTGCAGCCAAGGCTGGAGCAAAGAAAGTTATTGGG ATTGAATGCTCCAGTATCTCTGACTATGCTATCAAGATTGTGAAGGCAAACAAAATGGATCACA TTGTAACAATCATCAAGGGAAAAGTGGAAGAAGTTGAGCTGCCTGTGGAAAAAGTTGACATAATAATCAGTGAATGGATGGGATATTGTTTGTTCTACGAGTCCATGCTGAACACTGTAATCTATGCACGGGATAAATGGCTG ACCCCTGATGGTCTTATATTCCCAGATCGAGCAACTCTTTATGTGACCGCCATTGAAGACAGACAGTACAAAGACTACAAAATTCACT GGTGGGAGAATGTCTATGGGTTTGATATGTCCTGTATTAAAGATGTAGCCATTAAGGAACCTCTTGTTGATGTTGTCGACCCCAAACAGTTAGTTACAAACTCGTGTCTCATCAAG GAAGTGGATATCTACACAGTAAAGGTGGATGACCTGAGCTTTACCTCTCCCTTCTGCCTCCAAGTGAAGAGAAATGACTACATCCATGCCCTGGTTGCTTATTTTAACATTGAGTTCACAAGATGTCATAAAAGGACCGGCTTCTCTACTA GCCCAGAGTCTCCTTACACTCACTGGAAGCAGACAGTGTTCTACATGGAGGACTACTTGACTGTTAAAACTGGGGAGGAGATATTTGGAACGATAGGCATGAAGCCAAATGCCAAGAATAAT CGAGATTTGGATTTTACCATGGACATTGATTTCAAAGGTCAGCTTTGCGAATTGTCCTGTTCTACGGACTACAGAATGCGCTGA